The window gcgcggcggtGATGCGGAGGCGCACGCGCAGGCCGGGCTTGTGGTGGTGCTCCATGGCCCGCGCCCGGCCCCCGCGGGGAGAAGAGGGAGCCGGTGGTAGCGAGTGGGCGGGGAGCAGGAGGGGAGAATTCCGAACTAGGGTTTTGAGGAATGAAGCGCCATGGAAGCTGGGGAGCAAAGAGTGTGGCGAGGAGCGGTGGGGAGGGGACTCAGATTCAGTGACATTGGGTAGCAATGTCACAATGGGACATTAGGTAGATCTCAGCCCTCCAAATCAAATCCCATGGCTCCCTGTGTTGGGCCCGCATGCAGGGAAAAAAATTCCCCACATGGGCTAACAGCGGGAGACGGGAGGGACACGGGAGGCGGAACGGAgcggacggcgccggcgcgcccctCGCGTCGCCGCCcaatcccgccgccgcgcctctgcTGCGGGAGGCCGGGACGCCGCCAGGCCTGCTgcgggaggccgccgccgtgtcGTGGAGCCTGGGCGCCTGGCCGGGCCGCCGCTGCAGGAGGTGGCGCCTGGCCCGCTGGGCCACCGCTGCGGGAGGCCGCCGCGCTGGTGGAGgagggccagcgccgccgctgtgaAGCTGCTGGGAGGGGGGTGCAGTCGATGCTGTATACCTGTGTAATGAAAAATTACAAGAATATTTTGTATGTTGTAATTTGAATGAATGGAATCAGTGCTGCTGTGATGAAGAATTACAAGAATAATTTGTATGACTCATGTGTGCTGAAAAATTGATTGAGATTGACTTGCAGCGAGGAGTTGGCCTTGTGCCATGACCTGCACTCTTTGTGATCAAGAATTAGAAACTGCCATGCACATGTGTCTCCGTTGCCGCTATGCCAAGGAAGTCTGGACGATGATTACCAACTTGAAAACAGCAAAAGACTATAAGTAGCTCTGTCCAAAATGCTAAATAGAGACCACAAAAGACTATAGTACAACTTCACAAATTTCTTTCGCATCACGGATCCTTAATCTCCAACAATTCAAAGCTAAAGCTAATAGCGAGAATGCGGCGGTACCAATCGATGCTTGGCAGCAGGGCACGGGTCCGCAGCCACCTCCCACTCGCGCTGGCGATGGGCCCGCTGccctccagcggcggcggcccagcaCTCCGGCAGTCAAGCACCGCGGCGGGCAGGCGCGGTGGCTTGTCGCAGCGGCGACCCGGCGGCCAGGCGCGCCTGCAGCGGCACCGGCGACCCGGCGGCCAGGCGCAGCAACAGCCCGACGGCCAGGCGCGCCTGCAGCGGCACCGGCGACGCGAGCGAGAAAAGGATTTGGGGCGCCGTCCGCTCCGTTCCGGCTCCCGTGTCCCTCCCGTCTCCCGCTATTAGCCTATGTGGGGGATTTTTTACTTGCATGCGGGCCCAACACAGCAAGCCGTGGGATTGGATTTGGAGGGCTGAGATCCACGCAATGTTGCATTGTCACATTGTTACCCAATCTTTCAATACTGAAACCGCGTCGCGGTCCTGCCCAGGGAGATGGGCCGCGTAGGCCAGAAAACATCGACCGTcagatcgcgatccgacggtcaaaaatagatagaaatgtaaattttgtaaaaaaaacctCGAGCTTTAATAAAATGAACACGGAGTCCATCAATTTAATGGAAAACTCCTTGCACTTTGTGGAGCCTTACTTAAAAAAACCCCTGAACTTTTAGTAATCGTGTAGTACTccgtgaattttgtaaaaaaaacctagactttgttaaaatgattctgaagtccatcaattttatgaaaaaccccttgaacttttcagtaatCGACCAGTACTCCGTCGACaccaaatttaccaaataacccACGCAGTCTACCAATTTTACGAAAATTCCCCCAGACTTTTTGCagttcaattttttaaaataaacctGAACTGGAGGGCATATTTCTGCACGGCAACGCCGCACAATGTTCTAGTTCTCACGTGAAAGCGCGGCACTCGCCGGTTGGGACCGCGCCACCTGTCCATCGGCTCCCGTCCGTGGAGGCAACTCCGACCCACAATGCAATCATGCAAGCAACTGGTCATACCTGACGCACTGTTGGCTCCCAATTATTGGCCCATTGAAACTGCGTCGCGGTCCTGGCCAGGGAGATGGGCCACGTAGGTCGGAAAacatcggccgtcggatcgcgatccgaccGCCAAAAATAGATAGGGacgtaaattttgcaaaaaaaaatcccgaGCTTTATTAAAATGAACACGGAGTCCATCAATTTAATGGAAAACCCCTCGGACTTTGTGGAGCCTTACTTTACAAAAAAACCCTGAACTTTTAGTAATCGTGTAGTACTccgtgaattttgtaaaaaaaacctggactttgttaaaatgattctgaagtccatcaattttatgaaaaaccccttgaacttttcagtaatcgaccggtactccgtcgacgccaaatttaccaaataacccACGCAGTCTACCAATTTTACGAAAATCCCCCCAGACTTTTTGCAattcaattttttaaaataaatctGAACTGCAGGGCATATTTCTACGCGGCAATGCCGCGCAATGTTCTAGTGTCACTGAATCCGAGTCCGTGGGGAGGGGGGCGACAACGATGCGGGTCGAGGTCGGTCCACGGACGACACAGGGGTTAGTGCTTACAGCTGGGTCTACACTGGAGTACTCGCGTATTTTGGACCTCAGTAAACCAAGAGTCAGGACTTATTTTGGAAGTTCTCGATTCTCAATTCTGGAAGTTTATCTAACTTTTAAACTTTCCAAAATTAAACTTTCAAAAATCGGCCAGAAGCTGAAATAAACTGAGcctatggctgtgtttagatgttttgcaaaaaaaattgtgatgaaatcttgctaatttgaagtactaaataaagtctatttacaaaacttttgcaCATATgagttataaatcgcgagacgaatctaatgatgctaattaatccatgattaattaataaatagcgatggtactgtagcattgttgtcagtcgaaacccaccggcgagtagcgacgggcaacacgaagagccgggaggttgctggggcgctggcagtcactgctccctcgtcgacggcccgcaattccgtcacgcgcccggaggatgtgtgaaagccgggcgtgccacctgacttatacccgatcaggaaggtgtagatgtgctccgaacagtttcctgcatacaaagacacgtgtaaatgtaagtccgagccgtggtcggctccccgggacgactcttgcatcggctttaaagagccgatcgagtcccggtgtcagattggatctgtcgcatccagatattgatgaataaagcaaataaatataaagctgcttcaattaaatctaactgatctaattgtaacatcccgaaaattgactaaaataaatcatgcgctaaggttgtgtttcgtcgttgagctcgagatccttcaaaaaccctaaaccctaaatcccGAGAACCATTTCTCTGTTCCGAACACCCGTTGTCCCATCCTCCTCTGCGCGCgacgcgcgcgtggccgaccagccGTACAccacgccgcgaatcccgcctgcACTCGATGCACGCGACCGTcgcgcgtggccggccggggccgcATCGCGTCGGCGCGAATCccgcccttcctctctctccatttccctctcccctcctttttcttttttttcttttccttttctttttcccattttcttttctttctttctccctctctctccttcctcctaccccgcgcgctcggcccccctcccttcctctctctcgccCGACCACTCCAGCGCCGCCCGGTCCCGCTCGGCCCCCCTCTGCGCTGGCCCGCTCCCGAGCGCGCGCCCCGGCCGTGCCCCGCCTGCGCACGCcgaccgcgccccgccgcggtgCCGCGAACACGCGCCCGCCGCGACGCGCACCCCGGCCTGCCCTGCCCCGCTCCCCCTCGCGCGCACGCCCACGCTCGGCCGCAGCTCGCTTGGCGCACacgcccgctccgccgcgccgcccgccaccgccttgcTCCCTGCCCCGCACTCCGCGCTCCTCTCCGCGCgcacacgcgcacgcgcgcacgcggcgcGCCGAACCACGCCGCCCAGCCCCTGTGCGCGCGCATCGGCCCGACCACGCGCACACGCCACGGCCGTCTGGCCGTGCTCGCGCGTACCGGCCACGCCACGCCCTTTACCCCCGTGCCCCACGCCGCTGCTgcccgccgttgacgcccgaacagcgccgcctgcgccggtcgCCGCCTCCTCGACGCGTCACATCCCGCCTCACCGCGCGCGCCGTCACCCTGTGCACGAACGACGCCGGCGACCCTAGCACAGCGCCGCCGTTGACGTCGCTGCTGCCCTgcccccacctccaccgcctcaCTTTCCCTATAAAGGGGACCCTCGCGTCGCCCTCGAGCTTCATATCCCGAGCCACCGCCCGCCGCATCCTTGCccttccagcgccgccgcctccacgctcgccgccgccgccccctcactGGTcctagccgcgccacctcctcgagCCGCATCCGCCCAAGGTGAGCGGGGGAAAGGAGTCctcgctcctccctctcccttctcccccaTAAGCTCTCCCTCCGAGCTGCCCCCACCGGCGttgcccgcggccgccgcctgccgccacggccatggccgccAGAACCCCCTATGCAGGGCCCCTCCTCTAAAATTGGAAAGGGGAATCGACCCCTAGCGCCGCCTGGCCCTCTCTTCCCTCCTCCCATGCGCCACCgcggcccagggccgccggccagacgccgccgccgcccctgttccccctcccctgtttcggtcgggaggaaggggaggacagGGCAGTTTTGCCCAAAGGCCCCtggccttttcttcttttaCCTTAGGACCCtttcactcttttgcaaaagaagCCCCATGATCCCCCTATTTAAAGAAAGACCCTGCAACTATATGaaactaattacaaataaaccccCGACTTTTTCTTAGAATGACCCAAGGAATTTCCAAAATTCAAACAAAGCCCCTACCTTCTtaaacttaattacaattaggccCCTGGACCCCTATTTAAGTCCTAAACGCTCccttgacctatcattttatgcgcctaacaacctcggatctacccaaaacttTACCATGCCTCTCTTAAtttagttttgaccatgccattagaggcacacccaaaaatatcactccatgccctatattttatgtgtccccgtttcgagctcgacgacaaatctttatttttctgtgtgttgattgtgtgcttgtttgtgtacgctgtagaccacggagtgaacgaaggagaacccatCAACGAGctgtactgtgagcaggagaacgaggaccagttccgcgaccccgagcccgaaggacaggacctccccgaaggctacgaagacggcaagttcaatcccatcctttgatgcatgttttctgtcctagtttttataaatacaacccaatggcctgctttataaaattgcatatgttttgcttgcatgaaaacatggttggatagccaccccttgatttgtgataaccgttccttgaccacctagattatttctgattttgcttggacgttaatcgacacTAGAAcacttaggactttactcataatatgatttatttgataaagaaaatgtgtgtgtgtgggaagggataaaatgtggagtttcgaaagatgagtatggacgggatggacggcatttctgtgtgaattgccgattggtgtgcttatgcctgtgtggcagggcaaagaagggagatatccatcttgtcgtgtctaaggaccgagttggtgtgtcatctcacctaactccactatcgtgcaaaccactcgaccgttgaatgggcaacggcgtagcataaatcccactagttggtgtgatagccatcaggagagctgagagcaacgggtgactaaggaaaagggataagccccgagtgacttatgcccggttatacctaagtgaacggtcaatgaccccttggtgcatcccgtgatggctagtcaggcttagctatggtgggtaagggctatgttgggatctacaccgacacgacggtgttcgagttgtggtatcctacttgtgggtaaagttgcacacctctgcagagttaagaatctattcgaatagtccgtgcccacggtattgggtgagttatggtgtggtcacataactagtgtttaatcgggatgggctggtgtgagttgtttggGAATGGTGTCCGGCCgcggtgccgtgtgctacgacggacggggaatccggtagcagtttaaaacttgaactcaaCATTACTACAAAACCTGTTTTCTAaaaaggttttctgttaaatgaacccctgcataaaatatcgttttcccccaaattaaaccgtaaccttatccttgattttacctatgcatataattctgatataacccccttcgtgggtgtggttgaacttgctgagtatgtttgtactcaccccattctccCTTTTCGCAGAAGAAGATCCCGACTttgtgccagacgacgccgagtagggttatcgtcctgcacccagccttgcttgtggacttgggtcacccgcaggagtttCCACATGGCGCAAGACCTTGAtgattttctctttgtttttaatatcgtcgcatgtgtgtggattgtaatcctcgcgatagtggcattcctctgctcactaccgcgtagagttgtacggtaatgaaccatctgatgtaataaatgtgtcatcagcctcctgggactgatgtttgtaacacatttaagtcttctcttatgagaggacgcttcaggtggtatcagagccgtaggttggccgtaggacgtgaccctaggagcgaaacccattttcaggacctttcaccttaggacttttctatccctaatcctttcctcacacaaacacttacctttggttcttgccctgttccagatggctgacaatggatggatcgacggaatctgtttcgcagagcccggccttcctaagttgttgatactcagcctggaacgcattggagttgtggatccgccagagtttctttatcgagagtacgactccaagggcactcttcggtgtgacctgatgatcttcatagcaagaagcacccgctaccctgatgtggacccttggttcgtctccaccactggattccgtttcccggacacctatcggaaagccgcccgcaaagccctgCGACGCCTCCGTGTGATCTACAaacatcaccttcagcggactcctatgggattcttcccgccaactgaaggaagaggacgcacctggatcacccggatgagaggactcggaagagaagaagaagatctagaagacacggtctctcacctatctatctatctcaccggcctggatgagctctaccgcgagcaagcagcacaactgaagcaacaaatccacagagcagaaaaggcaacctaggagctggatgaacaacatGCGAGAACCgtacacgccgagtattccctagccgccctccaagtccaaatggatgaaaaagaggcagaactggaagagcaaaaggcaagagccacacgcgccgagaattcgctagccgctctccaagcacGGATGCAaaggtacgaggctcgctggggaataggtggatggatagaggaggaagaagaagaagaagaacctatggaaacccattgggatgttggtactcagaccgaagaagaagaaacccattgggatgttggtactcagaccgaggatgactTGATAAGtcagtatctcccactgaagaagcgcccccttaggatcgaggaagaatccccgtgataggagtagcaccccaGCTTGGACCGtgtcctaataatcgtgtaccgTGAAGTCTGTATTCCATcgtgttgtaataataaatgtcaCCTACcccctttgtgtacctcaattatttgtgcaaatttttcaccctatctttgttttcagatggctgaggaaggatggacccagggcgactgccaagctgcacctggcttccccagcctcttgatcaacgccctggagagccttggcgtcacggaacgcccaaggtactacagcagagagtacgagcatcatggcactctccgctgcagggtgatcctagtcatcgccagaagtgaccgctaccccgacatccagtcatggcgagtgaccgctatagggtttaggcaccaggacacctatcccttagccgtcaggaaagcactccgatacctgtgccggattttcgaaagacacctcgcccccacaccaatgaggttctttccaccAGCCATCAGAACTCCGGTTTGGGAAGCCCGAATGAGGAGTCTGGaatggcgccgccatgaagaaggcctcctgtaccaagtggctacctacctagcctccctggatcagctctttgatgagcaagctaacctgctgagggaacagacccatcgagccgagcaagcagagctcgcggtaagactacagcagatccgagcagtccaagccgaagcaagagccgcagcagcggtcagcagcgaagcagttgctcaggagagcctcaggcaagcccgggacCAGCGCATGTTGGAATGGACTAGAAGTCGAACCCCAGTTCCAGCAAtgggagaagaccatgttctgctcggaacgcccgtcataggatcgCACTTTAGAAACCCACaggccccacccgagaaccctggaaggtctacggccgccgccgcaagagaagccactGCTCAACCCCGAGAAAACAGAGATCTAGCGGACGGCGGGCAAGGACCACTCATTCCTCGAGAGGACGTGAGTTCTcttccgagggaggaacccactcaagccgatgagtTCGCCTAAAAGTGCTGGCTACCgccaagggatgaagccgtgtggtccgaagaagatctgtgccccttttcttttgtagttgtgtacccggtcgtgtagtacgcgtttggccTTGTCCCGTGTTGTACCACCCTTGCTGTAATAAagttgcttgtgcttgttgtttgtgttggatgcttgttgattgtgtgcttgccggcagtagctagatactgccttttcaaaagtacgacttaaacaacttaaacatcacctaatcttagtctCAATCCACTCGTTCTGTagatggtttcccggagcgCCACGAGAGCCTCCCGCATGGGAGTGCAGCCGGATGGGCAGAACCCTCCGCCTgcagaacaag is drawn from Panicum virgatum strain AP13 chromosome 1N, P.virgatum_v5, whole genome shotgun sequence and contains these coding sequences:
- the LOC120653763 gene encoding uncharacterized protein LOC120653763 gives rise to the protein MRRAVARDMKLEGDARVPFIGKVRRWRWGQGSSDVNGGAVLGSPASFVHRVTARARETGGTREPERSGRRPKSFSRSRRRCRCRRAWPSGCCCAWPPGRRCRCRRAWPPGRRCDKPPRLPAAVLDCRSAGPPPLEGSGPIASASGRWLRTRALLPSIDWSWHKANSSLQVNLNQFFSTHESYKLFLYTASTAPPSQQLHSGGAGPPPPARRPPAAVAQRARRHLLQRRPGQAPRLHDTAAASRSRPGGVPASRSRGAAAGLGGDARGAPAPSAPFRLPCPSRLPLLAHVGNFFPCMRAQHREPWDLIWRAEIYLMSHCDIATQCH